Within Candidatus Thermoplasmatota archaeon, the genomic segment ATTCATTAGTTTCGAAGTGACAGACGGGATCCTTTCACAATCGGGTGCGAGTACTCTCGCCAATGGCACCCAGCAGGTCAAGTACCTCTCTCCGGTCGTGACCGAGAACACGACCGTGACTATCACGGGCAAAGCCACGAAGTACGGCATGGTGGATGCGATCGCCTCATTGGACATCGTCATCGTCCCCGCGAAGGACTACGAGGACGCGGCCTCAGGCGCTGCCTTCTCGTTGGACAAGTATGTGCCATTCATCATTGCGATCTCGATCCTCGTGATTCTCAACCTGCTCATCCTCACCGCAATCATTCTGAGAAGGAGGTCCTCGGATTGAAGCGGTTCATCAGGGTCATTTCAGCGATCTGCGTGCTGGCAGTCCTCATCACGCCTCTCATAGCGCTCCCGGAAGCTTCATCCGCCCAGGGCATCGAAACGCTGTCCCTCATGTGGGATAGACTCGACGGTCACAACGCCACAATGTGGTCCGTGAGATGGTCACCGGACAACTCCATGATATCGAGCACCTTCTTCGACAACACGACCGTGATATGGAACGCGACGACCGGAAGGAGAATCGTGAAGCTCGGCTCGCACGAGAACTACACGGCCGAGACTCGCACGCGCTGCGACGGCATCAAGATGTGCAAGATCGCTGACCACTACCCCACGCGAATAAGCGCCTGGTCGCCGGACGGGAGATATCTGGCGGTGGGCGGGGATGACACTGAGATACACATCTTCGAGACGACGAACTGGACCGTCGAACGTATCTTCAGCGGCCACGAGGGAAGCGTGCTCACGCTGCACTTCTCCCATGACGGCAAGTACCTCGCATCGGGCTCAGGAACGGACAAGGTCGACATGCACAACTTCCCGGAGAACATGATCAAGATATGGGATTTCGAAAGCGGTTCTGCGATCGCGAATCTGACCGGACACGTGGACGGCGTACTCGAAGTCAAGTGGTCCCCTGATGATTCGAAGCTCGTGTCCTCGTCTGACGACAAGACCCTGAAGATGTGGGAGACGACGAACTGGACGAACACGGTCAATTTCACGGGTCACGCCGGTGGGGTCCTCTCGGTGGACTGGTCCCCGAACG encodes:
- a CDS encoding WD40 repeat domain-containing protein, with protein sequence MKRFIRVISAICVLAVLITPLIALPEASSAQGIETLSLMWDRLDGHNATMWSVRWSPDNSMISSTFFDNTTVIWNATTGRRIVKLGSHENYTAETRTRCDGIKMCKIADHYPTRISAWSPDGRYLAVGGDDTEIHIFETTNWTVERIFSGHEGSVLTLHFSHDGKYLASGSGTDKVDMHNFPENMIKIWDFESGSAIANLTGHVDGVLEVKWSPDDSKLVSSSDDKTLKMWETTNWTNTVNFTGHAGGVLSVDWSPNASLLISGSRDYKMRKWNATSGEGIDVWEAPNCVRSVDWHEERGIIVSSGVAEVMVMIRNETNGAVMKTLDENKRAGGAIMSARWSPNGEMLATASGKDFAIRVYAFGLGEEEPAPLIPPWLPGVVFFFVVIAVSIWVTVIGVARLLRKRERR